From the genome of Rhizobium binae, one region includes:
- a CDS encoding DUF3095 family protein produces the protein MINTNAEPHQAYDEFSLVLDPDVYEPLPDDWLIGITDVVSSTAAIRSGRYEDVNYAGVSIIAALGNAWGSFDFPFVFRGDGAAFALPANGIMAATSALRDVAGFAETDLHLDLRVGLVTVGEIRANRRDVRIARYAASESATYAMFAGGGLKWAEQQIKNGRFLVKPGRYAIKPDLTGLSCDWAPFPSQRGEILSLLVEPRDHTRPEVFAALAKRVLAAFDAAPRRSHPLSDRTAVAREKQVSAKRWSEVASNSDFRKFDDGLRLTLDCAPEQIDSVEAMLIAARTRGEIDFGLHRQSHALMTCLVPSGRPDSHLHFLDGMGGGYAKAAEMMEQGALAEVLQRAL, from the coding sequence ATGATCAACACCAACGCGGAGCCGCACCAAGCCTATGACGAGTTTTCGCTGGTGCTCGATCCCGATGTCTACGAGCCGTTGCCTGACGATTGGCTGATCGGTATCACCGATGTCGTCAGCTCGACCGCGGCAATCCGATCGGGACGCTATGAAGACGTCAATTATGCCGGCGTATCGATCATCGCCGCCCTCGGCAATGCCTGGGGTTCGTTCGATTTTCCCTTTGTGTTTCGTGGAGACGGAGCAGCCTTCGCCTTGCCGGCGAACGGCATTATGGCGGCGACATCGGCCTTGCGTGATGTGGCGGGTTTCGCCGAAACGGATCTTCATCTCGACCTGCGTGTCGGGCTCGTCACCGTCGGCGAAATCCGTGCCAACCGGCGCGACGTCAGGATCGCGCGCTACGCCGCTTCCGAGAGCGCGACCTATGCGATGTTTGCCGGAGGGGGGCTCAAATGGGCGGAGCAGCAGATCAAGAACGGCCGCTTTCTGGTCAAGCCGGGCCGTTATGCAATTAAGCCTGACCTGACGGGCTTGAGCTGCGACTGGGCGCCGTTCCCGAGCCAGCGCGGCGAGATCCTGTCATTGTTGGTCGAGCCGCGCGACCACACGCGCCCGGAGGTCTTTGCGGCGCTGGCGAAACGCGTGCTCGCGGCTTTCGATGCCGCGCCGCGCCGGTCCCATCCGCTTTCCGATAGGACGGCTGTGGCACGGGAGAAGCAGGTCAGTGCGAAACGCTGGTCGGAGGTCGCCTCCAATTCGGATTTCCGCAAGTTCGACGACGGCCTGCGCCTGACGCTGGACTGCGCGCCGGAGCAGATCGACAGCGTCGAAGCCATGCTCATTGCAGCGCGAACGCGCGGTGAGATCGATTTCGGGCTGCACCGCCAGTCTCACGCGCTGATGACCTGCCTCGTGCCATCGGGGCGGCCGGATTCGCATCTGCATTTCCTCGATGGAATGGGCGGCGGTTACGCGAAAGCGGCCGAGATGATGGAGCAGGGCGCGCTTGCGGAGGTTCTGCAGCGTGCGCTGTAG
- a CDS encoding alpha/beta fold hydrolase, giving the protein MMMNRRAFSAALVAGAAATLLSSRGMAAMAAPVKARNVVLAHGLFADGSRWTEVIARLQVAGLNATAVQNPLTTLPEAAAAVKRVLDRQDGPTVLVGHSFAGMLVCETGVHENVSALVYVAARAPDAGEDYAALAKTYPTPPASAGIVFDGDEGRLSEAAFLRDFAGDLPEARAKVLYAVQQPFQKALLTGKTTEAAWRSKPSWYAVSTEDRTINPDLERFMAERMGARTIEVKASHLSLISHPDEISRLILEAAG; this is encoded by the coding sequence ATGATGATGAACAGACGAGCTTTTTCGGCCGCCCTCGTTGCCGGCGCCGCTGCCACTCTTCTTTCCAGCCGCGGCATGGCCGCGATGGCTGCTCCCGTCAAAGCGCGCAATGTCGTGCTGGCACACGGGCTGTTTGCCGACGGCTCCCGCTGGACCGAGGTGATCGCACGGCTGCAGGTGGCCGGGCTGAATGCGACGGCAGTGCAGAACCCGCTGACGACACTTCCCGAAGCCGCCGCTGCCGTAAAACGAGTGCTCGACCGGCAGGACGGCCCGACTGTGCTGGTCGGCCATTCCTTCGCCGGCATGCTCGTCTGCGAGACCGGTGTGCATGAGAACGTCTCGGCGCTGGTCTATGTAGCGGCCCGGGCGCCCGATGCCGGCGAGGATTATGCTGCCCTTGCCAAGACCTATCCGACGCCGCCGGCTTCGGCCGGCATCGTCTTCGACGGTGACGAGGGCCGCTTGAGCGAAGCCGCTTTCCTCAGGGATTTCGCCGGCGACCTGCCGGAAGCCAGGGCCAAGGTGCTCTATGCCGTGCAGCAGCCGTTCCAGAAGGCGTTGCTCACCGGCAAGACGACCGAGGCCGCCTGGCGCTCCAAGCCGAGCTGGTACGCCGTCTCCACCGAAGACCGGACGATCAATCCCGATCTCGAACGCTTCATGGCCGAGCGCATGGGGGCAAGGACCATCGAGGTAAAGGCCAGCCATCTGTCGCTGATCTCCCATCCCGACGAAATCAGCCGGCTGATCCTCGAGGCTGCGGGGTAG
- a CDS encoding dihydroxyacetone kinase subunit DhaK gives MKKFMNTAETMVAESVEGFVRAHEAFVVFGAERKCIRRRHLTSGKVALISGGGAGHEPMHIGFIGQGMLDAACVGHIFTSPTPSQIIAAIEEADTGAGCLLVVKNYDGDLMNFEMAIEMACGRHSLDMVVVSDDIETSRTGESRGRRGVAGTLIVEKILGAAAERGMPLDELKQLGEGLNTRIRSMGVALNGVTVPQTERTTFVLGPGEMEMGVGIHGEPGHARQPFAASDAIIGHLCEAIFGDISVTRGSRALLFVNGLGGTPPAELYLAYNGARRFIEEKAMPIERSLVGTYVTSLDMQGLSITLALLTDEEIALWDAPVATAALHW, from the coding sequence ATGAAGAAGTTCATGAACACTGCGGAAACCATGGTCGCCGAAAGCGTCGAAGGCTTCGTGCGCGCCCATGAGGCGTTCGTGGTGTTCGGGGCCGAGCGCAAATGCATCCGCCGCCGCCACCTCACGTCGGGCAAGGTGGCGCTCATCTCAGGCGGCGGCGCCGGCCATGAACCGATGCACATCGGCTTCATCGGCCAGGGCATGCTGGATGCCGCATGTGTCGGCCATATCTTCACCTCGCCGACACCGAGCCAGATCATTGCCGCCATTGAGGAGGCAGACACCGGCGCCGGCTGCCTGCTCGTGGTCAAGAATTACGACGGCGACCTGATGAATTTCGAAATGGCGATCGAGATGGCCTGCGGCCGCCACAGCCTCGACATGGTCGTCGTCAGTGATGATATCGAAACGTCGAGAACAGGCGAGAGTCGCGGCCGGCGCGGCGTCGCCGGAACGCTGATCGTCGAAAAGATCCTGGGAGCTGCGGCCGAACGTGGCATGCCGCTCGACGAGCTGAAGCAGCTCGGCGAAGGGTTGAACACGCGCATCCGCTCGATGGGGGTGGCGCTGAACGGCGTGACGGTGCCGCAGACCGAGCGCACGACGTTTGTGCTCGGACCGGGGGAGATGGAAATGGGCGTCGGCATCCATGGCGAACCCGGCCATGCCAGGCAGCCCTTCGCTGCCTCCGACGCCATTATCGGCCATCTCTGCGAGGCCATCTTTGGCGACATCTCTGTGACACGGGGCAGCAGAGCACTGCTGTTCGTTAATGGCCTCGGCGGCACGCCGCCTGCCGAACTCTACCTCGCCTATAATGGCGCCCGCCGTTTTATCGAGGAGAAAGCCATGCCGATCGAGCGCTCACTGGTCGGAACCTACGTCACCTCGCTAGACATGCAGGGACTATCGATCACCCTGGCTTTGCTCACCGACGAGGAGATCGCGCTCTGGGACGCGCCGGTGGCGACTGCAGCGCTGCATTGGTAA
- a CDS encoding putative PEP-binding protein translates to MAEPLRLKAKSASPGIASGPAFLAEEPKAPSAAERPDAGLAPQTAGGFGALEKAIDISIGELERLAEGADAESRDIIDFQIEVLRDPTIAEATGARMEKDQNVVFAWVATLDAYVSELEAADEEQMRARAVDILDIKNRVLGALAGTPMTDFPSGSIFIGKDMEPSRFLAHDWSKGGGIALFAGSTAGHVAMLARAKSVPMVVATGRFSVADGDPVSVDGDAGAVILQAGGMLTPPPAPTQVPAGDTQSVSGELRTADSVPILISININDPAEIDALDPATAGVGLMRSEFSVTSLADAANEERQLAIYRRVLQQAGEKPVIIRMLDIGGDKPLTGLEDMPALDPGLRGIRLLLARPEIARVQARALLRAAVYGRLSVMLPMVTFPDEIDRMREIFREEAERLGRRSLPHRMPPIGMMVEVPSAALMLDTFGSAAFFSFGTNDLTQYLAASTRDDINADAGKAAPAVLRLIAQAVKLAAGKPVSICGDMAGDPRYLSGLLAAGLRHFSVAPARRPAISSAIIGLNADGTKAAGE, encoded by the coding sequence ATGGCCGAACCGCTTAGGCTGAAGGCAAAGAGCGCATCCCCGGGCATCGCATCCGGCCCGGCCTTTCTCGCGGAGGAGCCGAAAGCTCCTTCCGCTGCCGAGCGGCCGGACGCCGGTCTCGCGCCTCAAACCGCCGGCGGATTCGGCGCGCTGGAAAAGGCGATCGATATCTCGATCGGCGAACTCGAGCGCCTTGCCGAGGGCGCCGATGCCGAAAGCCGCGATATCATCGATTTTCAGATCGAGGTGCTGCGAGATCCAACAATCGCGGAAGCGACCGGCGCGCGCATGGAAAAGGACCAGAACGTCGTCTTCGCCTGGGTCGCCACGCTCGACGCCTATGTCAGCGAACTCGAAGCGGCCGACGAGGAACAGATGCGGGCGCGTGCCGTCGATATTCTCGACATCAAGAACCGCGTGCTCGGGGCGCTCGCCGGCACCCCGATGACCGATTTCCCATCCGGTTCGATCTTTATCGGCAAGGACATGGAGCCCAGCCGCTTTCTCGCCCACGACTGGTCGAAAGGCGGCGGCATCGCGCTGTTTGCAGGCAGCACCGCCGGCCATGTCGCCATGCTCGCCCGGGCGAAATCGGTGCCGATGGTTGTCGCCACCGGGCGCTTTTCAGTCGCAGACGGTGATCCAGTCAGTGTGGATGGCGACGCCGGTGCGGTCATCCTGCAGGCGGGCGGCATGCTGACCCCGCCGCCGGCGCCCACTCAAGTGCCTGCCGGCGACACGCAAAGCGTAAGCGGCGAGCTCCGCACGGCGGACAGCGTGCCGATCCTCATCTCCATCAACATCAACGATCCCGCCGAGATCGACGCGCTCGATCCGGCAACGGCGGGCGTCGGCCTTATGCGCTCGGAGTTTTCGGTCACCTCGCTCGCCGATGCCGCCAACGAGGAACGGCAACTGGCGATCTATCGCCGCGTGCTGCAACAGGCAGGCGAAAAGCCGGTGATCATAAGAATGCTCGATATCGGCGGCGACAAGCCACTCACCGGCCTCGAAGACATGCCGGCTCTCGACCCGGGCCTGCGCGGCATCCGGCTGCTGCTTGCCCGGCCGGAAATCGCCCGTGTGCAGGCCCGCGCCCTGCTGCGCGCCGCCGTCTACGGCAGGCTCTCGGTGATGCTGCCGATGGTGACTTTTCCCGACGAAATCGACAGGATGCGCGAGATATTCCGGGAAGAAGCCGAAAGGCTCGGCCGCCGTTCCCTGCCACACCGGATGCCGCCGATCGGCATGATGGTGGAGGTACCATCGGCCGCATTGATGCTCGACACCTTCGGGTCGGCGGCGTTCTTCTCGTTCGGAACCAACGATCTCACACAATATCTTGCCGCATCCACCCGTGACGACATCAATGCCGATGCCGGCAAGGCCGCACCCGCCGTGCTCCGGCTTATTGCCCAGGCGGTGAAGCTTGCCGCCGGCAAGCCCGTCAGCATCTGCGGCGACATGGCCGGCGATCCCCGCTATCTCTCGGGGCTACTCGCCGCTGGCCTCCGGCATTTTTCCGTGGCGCCGGCCCGGCGTCCCGCGATAAGCTCGGCAATCATCGGTCTCAATGCCGATGGTACAAAGGCAGCCGGAGAATAG
- a CDS encoding DUF4405 domain-containing protein, whose protein sequence is MKALLLKYATPFIAGLFLVSLVSGVALFFHVGNATFHGMHEWLSMVLILPFVLHLWKNWKPLFAYLSGAPMAIALVASVALALPFATGQDQGGRGGGPPQIVVARALAKSSPAQVAPALGMQAEQLVARLVDSGFTAASVDLSLAEIASRSAKDEQALMAVLAGATRPQQ, encoded by the coding sequence ATGAAAGCGCTCCTGCTCAAATATGCGACTCCCTTCATTGCCGGTCTCTTTCTTGTTTCGCTGGTTTCGGGTGTCGCGCTGTTTTTCCACGTCGGCAACGCCACCTTTCACGGCATGCATGAATGGTTGAGCATGGTGCTCATCCTGCCTTTCGTGCTCCACCTCTGGAAAAACTGGAAGCCGTTGTTTGCCTATTTGAGCGGGGCGCCGATGGCGATTGCGCTGGTCGCATCCGTCGCGCTTGCGCTGCCTTTCGCTACAGGACAAGACCAGGGCGGTCGCGGCGGAGGCCCGCCGCAAATCGTCGTTGCAAGGGCGCTTGCCAAAAGCTCTCCAGCTCAGGTGGCACCGGCTCTCGGCATGCAAGCCGAGCAACTGGTCGCACGGCTCGTCGATTCTGGATTTACGGCAGCGAGCGTCGACCTGTCATTGGCCGAGATCGCCAGCCGGTCTGCCAAGGACGAACAGGCTCTGATGGCGGTGCTGGCGGGCGCGACGCGGCCGCAGCAATGA
- the dhaL gene encoding dihydroxyacetone kinase subunit DhaL, whose product MAVQAEPMLVAGLIEVCRATIAENTDHLCALDRAIGDGDHGTNMRRGCEAVSAEGESLSSLPFPDAVEKIGLALVMNVGGAAGPLYGTLLMEIGRELRKSEEVADFPQVLKQAIDAVARRGRAHTGDKTLLDVLYPVHAALAKRSPLGDIARKAERSANRTAAMKALRGRAAYLGDRSIGHVDPGAWSCALLTTAICRYLGEHRPQ is encoded by the coding sequence GGTGGCAGGATTGATTGAGGTGTGCCGCGCGACGATCGCGGAGAATACCGATCACCTCTGCGCGCTCGATCGCGCCATCGGCGATGGCGATCATGGAACCAATATGCGGCGCGGCTGCGAGGCGGTGAGCGCCGAGGGCGAGAGCCTGTCCAGCCTGCCCTTCCCCGACGCGGTGGAAAAGATCGGCCTGGCGCTGGTGATGAATGTCGGCGGTGCGGCGGGCCCGCTTTACGGCACGTTGCTGATGGAGATCGGCCGCGAGCTTCGCAAAAGTGAGGAAGTGGCTGATTTTCCGCAGGTGCTGAAACAGGCGATCGACGCGGTGGCAAGGCGCGGACGCGCCCATACGGGCGACAAGACCTTACTCGACGTGCTCTATCCCGTGCATGCGGCACTGGCGAAGCGTTCACCACTCGGCGACATCGCCCGCAAGGCAGAACGCTCCGCCAATAGGACCGCCGCGATGAAGGCGTTGCGCGGGCGTGCGGCTTATCTCGGCGACCGTTCGATCGGCCACGTCGATCCCGGCGCGTGGAGCTGCGCGCTGCTGACCACTGCGATCTGCCGCTATCTCGGGGAGCATCGGCCCCAATGA
- a CDS encoding siderophore-interacting protein produces the protein MDTKPFNEQSSSAPGIERVRHETRRRSLTVESITDITPGMRRIIFTGEELGDFISLAPDDHVKIFIPTAEGEERRDYTPRRYDNTERRLTIDFALHEAGPVTQWALGARPGDRLEIGGPRGSVVVSASVKRWLLIGDETALPAIGRRIEESDAGTIITTIAAVAGQLEEQAFETRADLHVHWAHRPLSQATDAAALLRLLATVDITPETFVWIAAEATVTRDIRAYLLTERAYPLSWMKASGYWVFGKADAMEKFA, from the coding sequence ATGGACACCAAACCCTTCAACGAACAGTCTTCATCGGCTCCCGGCATCGAGCGGGTCCGCCACGAAACGCGCCGTCGCTCGCTGACCGTCGAAAGCATCACCGACATCACCCCCGGCATGCGCCGCATCATCTTTACCGGCGAAGAGCTCGGCGATTTCATCAGCCTGGCGCCCGATGATCACGTCAAGATCTTCATTCCCACAGCCGAGGGCGAAGAGCGCCGAGATTACACGCCGCGCCGCTATGACAATACCGAACGTAGGCTCACCATCGATTTTGCCCTGCACGAGGCAGGTCCCGTGACGCAATGGGCGCTCGGCGCCCGCCCCGGCGACAGGCTCGAGATCGGCGGACCGCGCGGCTCGGTCGTCGTTTCCGCGAGCGTCAAACGCTGGCTGCTGATCGGCGACGAAACGGCGCTGCCGGCGATCGGCCGCCGGATCGAGGAAAGTGACGCCGGAACCATCATCACGACGATCGCCGCCGTCGCCGGCCAGTTGGAAGAGCAGGCTTTCGAGACCCGCGCCGACCTGCATGTGCACTGGGCGCACCGGCCGCTCTCGCAGGCGACCGATGCCGCGGCACTGCTGCGGCTCCTGGCCACGGTCGATATCACGCCGGAAACCTTCGTCTGGATCGCGGCGGAAGCCACAGTGACACGAGATATCCGCGCCTATCTGCTCACGGAACGAGCCTATCCCCTGAGTTGGATGAAGGCCTCCGGCTACTGGGTGTTCGGCAAAGCCGATGCGATGGAGAAATTCGCTTAA
- a CDS encoding MarR family winged helix-turn-helix transcriptional regulator, whose amino-acid sequence MTTSKTAEKPDTAAPASKEAGSRKLSTFLCFAVYSANLAFGRAYKPILDALGLTYTQYIAMVALSEEDDQTVSMLGEKLFLESNTLTPILKKLESAGFITRHRDPADERQVRVSLTPAGRDLLETDPGSALIDAVGLGDDFPVVQKSVTRLRDNLLRAQAEPQKF is encoded by the coding sequence ATGACCACGTCTAAAACCGCAGAAAAGCCCGATACGGCTGCGCCCGCCTCCAAGGAGGCCGGCAGCAGGAAGCTTTCGACCTTCCTGTGCTTCGCGGTCTATTCGGCCAATCTCGCCTTCGGCCGCGCCTACAAGCCGATTCTCGACGCACTCGGCCTGACCTATACCCAGTATATCGCCATGGTGGCCCTCTCCGAGGAGGACGACCAGACGGTCAGCATGTTGGGAGAAAAGCTGTTCCTCGAATCCAACACGCTGACGCCCATTCTGAAGAAGCTGGAGTCGGCCGGCTTTATCACCCGCCATCGCGATCCCGCCGACGAACGACAGGTGCGTGTCAGCCTGACGCCAGCGGGGCGCGATCTTCTCGAAACCGATCCCGGCTCTGCCCTGATCGACGCCGTCGGCCTCGGCGACGATTTCCCCGTCGTGCAGAAATCGGTGACACGGCTGCGAGACAACCTGCTACGGGCGCAGGCGGAACCGCAAAAATTTTGA
- a CDS encoding esterase family protein encodes MNREYLRWYSQRLHRDMEMLVFGHAGAKVLVFPTREGRFFEYEQLGLVASLADKLQAGHLQLYCIEGLAADSLYGFHHHPAERIRRHAALEDYILHEVLPLMAAKNGHDCTIVHGCSLGAFQAASLVFRHPHLFRKLVAFSGRYDLTMKVESFGDLFDGYYDDSVYFHTPTHFLPGLSGDWRLDRLREIDIVLTIGDADPFLDNNRYLSRLLGEKNIRHQLHVWDGRAHRAGAWQKMAPLYV; translated from the coding sequence ATGAACCGCGAATATCTGCGCTGGTACAGTCAGCGTCTGCATCGGGACATGGAGATGCTGGTGTTCGGCCATGCCGGCGCCAAGGTGCTGGTCTTTCCGACGCGGGAAGGTCGTTTCTTCGAATATGAGCAGCTCGGCCTGGTCGCCAGCCTTGCCGACAAGCTGCAGGCCGGCCACCTCCAGCTCTATTGCATCGAGGGGCTGGCCGCGGACAGCCTCTACGGCTTCCACCACCATCCGGCCGAACGCATCCGCCGGCATGCAGCGCTGGAGGATTACATCCTCCACGAGGTGCTGCCGCTGATGGCTGCGAAGAATGGGCATGACTGCACCATCGTGCATGGATGCAGCCTCGGCGCCTTTCAAGCGGCGAGCCTCGTCTTCCGTCACCCGCATCTCTTCCGCAAGCTGGTCGCCTTTTCAGGCCGCTACGACCTGACGATGAAGGTCGAGTCCTTCGGCGATCTGTTCGACGGCTATTATGATGACAGCGTCTACTTCCACACGCCGACGCATTTCCTGCCTGGTCTCAGCGGCGACTGGCGGCTCGACCGGCTGCGCGAGATCGACATCGTGCTGACCATCGGCGATGCCGATCCCTTCCTCGACAACAACCGCTATCTCAGCCGGCTGCTCGGCGAAAAGAACATTCGCCATCAACTGCATGTCTGGGATGGCCGCGCCCATCGCGCCGGCGCCTGGCAGAAAATGGCGCCGCTTTACGTCTGA
- the dhaM gene encoding dihydroxyacetone kinase phosphoryl donor subunit DhaM, with translation MTARTTNVGIVIVSHSPLVARGIADMVRQMVGDCVPLAWSGGNVHGELGTDAGGILRAIEAAWSDAGVAVFVDLGGAETNSEMAIEMLGLPRSALVSICNAPLVEGAVIAAAEASGGASLAKVVATAEELSP, from the coding sequence ATGACTGCCAGGACCACAAACGTGGGTATCGTGATCGTCTCCCACTCGCCGCTGGTGGCGCGGGGTATAGCCGACATGGTGCGCCAGATGGTCGGCGACTGCGTGCCGCTCGCCTGGTCGGGCGGCAACGTCCACGGCGAACTCGGCACCGATGCCGGCGGCATCCTGAGGGCGATCGAAGCCGCCTGGTCCGATGCCGGCGTCGCGGTCTTCGTCGATCTCGGCGGCGCCGAAACCAACAGCGAGATGGCGATCGAAATGCTGGGGCTTCCCCGTTCGGCGCTCGTCTCCATCTGCAACGCGCCTTTGGTCGAAGGCGCAGTCATCGCTGCTGCCGAAGCATCGGGGGGCGCATCGCTGGCCAAGGTCGTCGCTACAGCCGAGGAGCTGTCCCCCTGA
- a CDS encoding NUDIX hydrolase gives MSEIAIGALIGNARVLLARRSSERRTHPDRWSLPGGHVEDGEDAETAMRRELLEEIGVTPQHWLLAGEFVSESPPGASATFHVYHVDRWQDSPRLIGDEHTALRWFTAAEIECEAELAPPQLCEMLLNLLRPETNNQA, from the coding sequence ATGTCCGAGATCGCAATCGGCGCATTGATTGGGAATGCGAGAGTTCTTCTCGCCAGGCGAAGTTCGGAGCGCAGGACGCACCCGGATCGGTGGAGCCTGCCGGGCGGTCACGTCGAAGACGGCGAAGACGCCGAGACGGCAATGCGCCGGGAATTGCTGGAAGAAATCGGCGTGACGCCGCAGCACTGGCTGTTGGCCGGAGAGTTCGTTTCGGAAAGTCCGCCCGGGGCATCCGCCACCTTCCACGTCTATCACGTCGACCGATGGCAGGATTCTCCGCGACTTATCGGCGATGAACACACGGCGCTCAGATGGTTTACCGCCGCGGAGATAGAATGCGAAGCCGAACTGGCGCCGCCTCAGCTTTGCGAAATGCTCTTAAACCTGCTCAGACCGGAAACGAACAACCAGGCATGA
- a CDS encoding HPr family phosphocarrier protein, which produces MANGLRIEKQEPGPLHVNCQTEVEVKHGVGLHARPSVTFTRLAKSFPCSIEVAVNGSDVWLNGKSIIKIMNARIRKGSILRIRADGILADEAIRALKELIERNFDEEKKHGRTA; this is translated from the coding sequence ATGGCGAACGGATTGCGTATTGAAAAACAGGAGCCTGGTCCATTGCACGTGAACTGCCAGACGGAGGTGGAAGTCAAGCACGGTGTCGGGCTGCATGCCCGCCCCTCCGTCACCTTCACGCGGCTTGCCAAGTCCTTCCCTTGTTCGATCGAGGTCGCAGTCAACGGCAGCGACGTTTGGCTGAACGGCAAGAGCATCATCAAGATCATGAACGCGAGAATCCGCAAAGGGTCTATCCTCCGGATCCGCGCCGACGGCATTCTCGCCGATGAGGCGATCCGCGCGCTGAAGGAACTCATCGAGCGCAACTTCGATGAGGAAAAGAAACATGGCCGAACCGCTTAG
- a CDS encoding Ohr family peroxiredoxin: protein MTGKLLFAGKTHIAGGRNGYARSSDGTLDIKLPQPHPAAENLFGAAWSACYIGAIELAAAQRKIILPAGPEVDAEITLNGDNGSYFLRARLNVSLADIDREIAQELIEAAHGICPYSKAVHGNIDIETRLV, encoded by the coding sequence ATGACTGGGAAGCTTCTTTTCGCCGGCAAGACCCATATCGCCGGCGGCCGCAACGGCTATGCACGCAGCAGCGACGGCACGCTCGACATCAAGCTGCCGCAGCCGCATCCGGCGGCCGAAAACCTGTTCGGGGCCGCCTGGTCAGCCTGCTATATCGGTGCCATCGAACTCGCCGCCGCGCAGCGGAAGATCATCTTGCCAGCCGGTCCCGAGGTCGATGCCGAGATTACGCTCAACGGCGATAACGGCTCGTACTTCCTGCGCGCACGGCTCAATGTCAGCCTGGCAGACATCGACCGCGAAATCGCACAGGAACTGATCGAGGCGGCCCACGGCATCTGCCCCTATTCCAAGGCGGTCCACGGCAATATCGACATCGAAACCAGGCTCGTCTGA
- a CDS encoding acetylxylan esterase has translation MSIPTTHPFAFDPTYGTTLEELLAVEPPEEPEGFDAFWEARYRKALAVDPRPEFSRSEFSHPDWHVLDLVYLSTGAFRIGGWLLLPQKGQVRRGLVVGHGYGGRDRPDFDLPVEETALIFPCCRGLSLSADPAISQNPSWHVLHDIDKRDSYIIGGCVEDIWLAVSTLVALYPWLSGHIGYSGISFGGGVGAMAIPYDPRIDRGHLALPSFGHQPLRLKLPSVGSAEGVQEYLAKHEDVLSTLSFYDAATAARRIKVPMLTAVALFDPAVAPPCQFAVANAIPKFNEIFILDAGHFDYPGSAEQEAGLRDKIGQFFRVS, from the coding sequence ATGAGCATCCCCACGACACATCCCTTCGCTTTCGATCCCACCTACGGCACGACGCTTGAGGAGCTCCTGGCCGTCGAGCCGCCGGAGGAGCCGGAGGGTTTCGACGCGTTCTGGGAGGCGCGGTATCGGAAGGCGCTGGCGGTGGATCCGCGGCCGGAGTTTTCCCGCAGCGAGTTCAGCCATCCGGACTGGCATGTTCTCGACCTCGTCTATCTCTCGACCGGTGCGTTCAGGATCGGCGGCTGGCTGCTGCTGCCGCAGAAGGGGCAGGTGCGGCGCGGCCTCGTTGTCGGGCATGGTTACGGCGGGCGGGACCGGCCGGATTTCGATCTGCCGGTCGAGGAGACGGCGCTCATCTTTCCCTGCTGCCGCGGGCTGTCGCTTAGCGCCGATCCCGCGATTTCGCAGAATCCATCCTGGCATGTGCTGCACGATATCGACAAGCGGGACTCTTACATCATCGGCGGCTGCGTCGAGGATATCTGGCTTGCCGTCTCGACGCTCGTGGCACTCTATCCCTGGCTTTCGGGCCATATCGGCTACAGCGGCATCAGCTTCGGCGGCGGCGTGGGCGCAATGGCGATCCCCTACGACCCGCGCATCGATCGCGGCCATCTGGCGCTGCCGAGCTTCGGGCATCAGCCGCTGCGGCTCAAGCTGCCGAGCGTCGGCAGTGCCGAGGGGGTGCAGGAGTATCTGGCGAAACACGAAGACGTGCTCTCGACGCTCAGTTTCTACGATGCGGCGACAGCGGCGCGGCGGATCAAGGTGCCGATGCTGACGGCGGTGGCGCTTTTCGATCCCGCCGTCGCGCCGCCCTGCCAGTTCGCTGTCGCAAATGCGATACCGAAATTTAATGAAATCTTCATCCTGGACGCCGGTCATTTCGATTACCCTGGAAGCGCTGAGCAAGAGGCGGGTCTCCGCGACAAGATCGGACAGTTCTTCAGGGTGTCATGA